One part of the Chitinophagaceae bacterium genome encodes these proteins:
- a CDS encoding type III pantothenate kinase — protein sequence MINLCIDAGNSKVKQAVISNSKIVEKWAGRNISVKKISDWRKKYPFDGIILTSVRNISEESLSFLKNTDAKNIIELSHTTKLPFSINYEQAESLGKDRIAAAAYAQGYHNQNCIIIDTGTCITIDLFDKTKGFMGGSILPGLHMRFKALHNYTDKLPLLSASGNFKVTGNSTNEAINSGVMFGTLLEIQGFINYYKEMFKEIDILLTGGDMHFFETQLKNKIFANSDLVMLGLDKILYYNAT from the coding sequence ATGATAAACCTTTGTATTGATGCCGGAAACAGTAAAGTAAAGCAAGCTGTAATTTCAAACAGTAAGATTGTTGAAAAATGGGCCGGCCGAAATATATCTGTAAAAAAAATTTCCGATTGGAGAAAAAAATACCCCTTTGACGGAATTATTTTAACCAGCGTTCGAAATATAAGCGAGGAAAGTCTTTCTTTTTTAAAAAATACAGACGCTAAAAACATTATTGAACTTTCCCACACGACCAAACTACCTTTTTCTATAAATTATGAGCAAGCAGAAAGCTTAGGAAAAGACAGAATCGCTGCCGCAGCTTATGCACAAGGATACCATAATCAAAATTGTATAATAATAGATACCGGAACTTGTATCACTATTGATCTTTTTGATAAAACAAAGGGGTTTATGGGAGGCAGCATTCTTCCCGGCTTACACATGCGATTTAAAGCTTTACATAATTATACAGACAAATTGCCGTTGTTAAGTGCATCCGGCAATTTTAAGGTAACCGGAAATTCAACAAATGAAGCCATAAACAGCGGAGTTATGTTTGGAACACTGCTGGAAATTCAGGGATTTATTAACTATTACAAAGAAATGTTCAAAGAAATTGACATTTTATTAACCGGAGGAGACATGCACTTCTTTGAAACTCAGCTAAAAAATAAGATATTTGCAAATTCTGATTTAGTCATGCTGGGATTAGATAAAATTTTATACTATAATGCAACATAA
- a CDS encoding tetratricopeptide repeat protein — protein sequence MEKLTTMKWIYSAIVSTLIYSLFFGNIAVAEKKDVLDIFDLENISCSEYGPDSAFTVREYSLYRTHFDQENYELAAPHWRYVFKNAPAIRQRLHIDGVRMYKDFISKETDDARKEKLIDTLFLIYDTRMKCFSEDPTVLGFKASDMFNLRPSDNEAIRKTFKRSFELAGKDNRHFFVHPYILTVVRAERANNLEKEEVIKVYEEMMDIIDYNIGKNNDVAGFTAARERIEPLISEYLDCETLLPIVKRNYPDNKDNAEQLERMYNQLRMARCQSDPIFMKVLISLNEQNPSAENAFRIANSLSTSGRLRESIPYYNQAAELENDRAKKAEYFLELAKVYRRLENFPQSRTFARQAINLRSSWGEPYILIGDLYASSGPLCGEGTGWDSQVVTWIAIDMYERAKQVDGSVASEANQRISRYEKFMPSRGESFMRDLTEGDSYKIECWINETTTVRYGPSN from the coding sequence ATGGAAAAATTAACGACTATGAAATGGATATATTCAGCAATTGTGTCTACATTAATATACAGCTTGTTTTTCGGAAACATTGCTGTAGCTGAAAAAAAAGATGTTCTCGACATCTTCGATTTGGAAAATATTAGCTGCTCAGAATATGGGCCGGACAGCGCATTTACTGTAAGAGAATACTCTCTTTACCGGACACATTTTGATCAGGAAAACTACGAATTAGCAGCGCCACACTGGAGATATGTCTTTAAGAATGCACCTGCTATACGTCAGAGACTTCATATTGACGGTGTAAGAATGTATAAGGATTTTATCTCCAAAGAAACCGATGATGCCAGAAAAGAAAAACTCATAGATACCTTGTTTTTGATTTATGACACCAGAATGAAATGTTTTAGTGAAGACCCTACTGTTTTAGGCTTCAAAGCCTCTGACATGTTTAACTTACGTCCGTCTGATAATGAAGCTATCCGAAAAACCTTTAAACGGTCTTTTGAGTTAGCCGGAAAAGACAACAGACACTTTTTTGTGCACCCCTATATACTTACCGTTGTGCGCGCTGAAAGAGCAAACAATCTCGAAAAAGAAGAGGTAATAAAAGTTTATGAGGAAATGATGGACATCATAGATTATAATATTGGAAAAAACAATGATGTTGCCGGCTTTACGGCTGCCAGAGAAAGGATAGAGCCATTGATTTCAGAATATTTAGATTGTGAAACATTATTACCAATCGTAAAAAGAAATTATCCGGACAATAAAGATAATGCAGAGCAACTTGAGCGCATGTATAACCAGCTTAGAATGGCTCGTTGTCAGTCTGACCCAATTTTCATGAAAGTTCTTATCAGTCTGAACGAACAAAATCCATCTGCTGAAAATGCCTTTAGAATTGCCAATTCATTATCCACTAGTGGCAGACTGAGAGAGTCAATTCCATATTATAACCAGGCTGCAGAGCTTGAAAATGATAGAGCAAAAAAAGCAGAATATTTTCTGGAGCTGGCAAAAGTATACAGAAGACTTGAAAACTTTCCTCAATCCAGAACCTTTGCCCGTCAGGCAATCAACTTAAGGTCATCATGGGGAGAGCCTTACATACTTATCGGGGATCTATATGCTTCCAGCGGCCCTCTTTGTGGGGAAGGAACCGGATGGGATAGTCAGGTTGTAACCTGGATAGCCATAGACATGTACGAAAGAGCTAAGCAGGTTGATGGAAGTGTTGCTTCTGAAGCAAATCAAAGAATCAGCCGATATGAAAAATTTATGCCTTCAAGGGGGGAATCCTTTATGAGAGACTTAACTGAAGGAGATTCTTACAAAATAGAATGTTGGATCAACGAGACAACTACTGTAAGATATGGTCCATCAAACTAA
- the lptC gene encoding LPS export ABC transporter periplasmic protein LptC, whose amino-acid sequence MLDQRDNYCKIWSIKLKLNELVLKSCRLLVTYSFIAYIHYIMSLQYLKEGFVLSLILFVTVFSFSCSTNPDEIKALYSKLEMPDEQGRDVLIVYSKKGIIKARLSAPLLIRHFGEDDLTEFPEGLHLIFYNEDGDIENELTSNYGLRNEKTEEMLAKDDVVVINKKGEKLNTEELIWNQKTSRIYSEKFVRIQTADEIIYGDGLDANEDFSEYTILNIKGIINLQDESI is encoded by the coding sequence ATGTTGGATCAACGAGACAACTACTGTAAGATATGGTCCATCAAACTAAAATTAAATGAACTTGTTTTAAAAAGCTGTAGGTTACTTGTAACCTACAGCTTTATTGCTTATATTCACTATATAATGTCCTTACAGTACCTAAAAGAAGGCTTCGTACTTTCTTTAATTTTATTTGTTACGGTGTTTTCATTTTCCTGCTCAACAAATCCTGATGAGATAAAAGCTCTTTACTCAAAATTGGAAATGCCCGATGAACAAGGCAGAGATGTTCTTATTGTTTACAGCAAAAAAGGAATTATTAAAGCCCGTCTAAGTGCACCCTTATTAATCAGACACTTTGGAGAAGATGATTTAACAGAATTTCCGGAAGGCCTCCACCTGATTTTTTATAATGAGGATGGAGATATAGAAAATGAACTGACCTCAAACTACGGACTCAGAAACGAAAAAACAGAAGAGATGCTTGCTAAAGATGATGTAGTAGTAATAAATAAAAAAGGCGAAAAATTAAACACCGAAGAACTCATTTGGAATCAGAAAACATCCAGAATTTATTCTGAAAAATTTGTTAGAATACAAACGGCTGATGAAATAATTTATGGCGATGGATTAGATGCTAATGAAGATTTTTCAGAATATACCATCTTAAATATCAAAGGAATTATTAACTTACAAGACGAGAGTATTTAG
- a CDS encoding HlyC/CorC family transporter, whose translation MDSIQILIVTIILSGFFSGIELAFVSSNKLQIELERKKGSLSGKILSRFIKNQSRFLGTTLIGNNIALIIFSLSMSLLLEPFIIELVPASISGDFTSLLLITLITTFVVLFFGEFLPKILFRLNPNSILSFFALPIWFVYYLLYPLVEIMVALSKFLLNYVFRLNYTDAAPVFNKYDLEHIIKNPYLNKQNGDEDIKTTIFEKALFLIEVKVRECMIPRPEVIALEVKSSIQELKKTFIRNKVSRIIIYDTNIDNIVGYVHHFELLKKPEQITDIIFPIPVIPESMPARDLLSRFIKDQKSIAWVIDEYGGTAGIVTIEDVLEEIFGEIRDEYDHDEFIEKQISETEYIFSGRMEIDYVNEKYNLNLPDEDFETLSGLVVSGHESIPDMNEVIEIDGFEFTVLNVSEKRIETLKIKILEKQ comes from the coding sequence ATGGATAGTATACAAATCCTGATTGTTACAATTATTTTGTCCGGCTTTTTTAGCGGGATTGAATTGGCTTTTGTTTCTTCCAATAAGTTGCAAATAGAACTGGAAAGGAAAAAAGGCAGCCTTTCCGGAAAAATTCTATCCCGATTTATTAAAAATCAGTCTCGCTTTCTCGGCACCACGCTCATCGGTAATAATATTGCATTAATTATTTTCTCGCTTTCGATGTCTCTTTTGCTGGAACCTTTTATCATTGAGCTTGTTCCGGCTTCTATTTCCGGTGATTTCACCAGTTTGCTGCTCATTACATTAATTACCACTTTCGTTGTATTATTTTTTGGGGAATTTCTGCCAAAAATTCTATTCCGGCTAAACCCTAACAGCATCTTATCGTTTTTCGCACTCCCTATCTGGTTCGTATATTACCTTTTATATCCCCTCGTTGAAATAATGGTGGCTCTTTCAAAATTTCTTTTAAATTATGTTTTCAGACTTAACTATACAGATGCGGCACCTGTTTTTAACAAATACGATCTCGAGCACATCATTAAAAACCCTTACTTAAATAAACAAAATGGTGATGAAGATATAAAAACAACCATTTTTGAAAAGGCACTTTTTCTTATAGAAGTAAAGGTGCGAGAGTGTATGATACCGAGACCTGAAGTCATTGCTTTAGAAGTAAAATCAAGCATTCAGGAGCTTAAAAAAACGTTTATTCGGAATAAGGTTTCCAGAATAATAATTTATGACACTAATATTGATAACATTGTGGGGTATGTCCACCATTTTGAATTGTTAAAAAAGCCTGAACAAATAACAGATATCATTTTTCCAATACCGGTTATCCCGGAGTCTATGCCTGCCAGAGATTTGTTGAGCCGCTTTATAAAAGACCAAAAAAGTATTGCCTGGGTTATTGATGAATACGGGGGAACCGCCGGAATTGTAACTATCGAAGATGTCCTGGAAGAAATATTTGGAGAAATTAGAGACGAATATGATCATGATGAGTTTATTGAAAAACAAATTTCAGAAACTGAATATATTTTTTCAGGAAGAATGGAGATAGATTATGTCAATGAAAAATATAATCTTAACTTGCCTGACGAAGACTTTGAAACCTTGTCGGGACTTGTTGTTTCAGGTCATGAAAGCATTCCGGACATGAATGAGGTCATCGAAATTGATGGCTTTGAGTTTACTGTTTTGAATGTCAGTGAAAAGCGTATAGAAACCTTAAAAATTAAGATTTTAGAAAAACAATAA
- a CDS encoding DUF2480 family protein produces MSENLVNRVAKSGIITLDLEKYLPAKDSISSIDLKQFLVQEIALMEKPFRQSLEDFSTEAFTGKEVALYCSADAILPHWAYMLIAAKLSGIAEKVYFMKPEELLKLKLIDEISRLNPESFESKRVVVKGCNKPGIDAAAYIAITNKLLPVVKSLMYGEPCSTVPVYKKKT; encoded by the coding sequence ATGAGCGAGAATTTAGTAAACAGAGTAGCAAAAAGTGGAATTATTACTCTTGATTTAGAAAAATATTTACCGGCTAAAGATAGTATCAGCAGTATTGATTTAAAACAATTTTTAGTTCAGGAGATTGCTTTAATGGAAAAGCCTTTCCGCCAGTCTTTAGAAGACTTCTCAACAGAAGCCTTTACCGGGAAGGAGGTTGCATTATATTGCTCCGCTGACGCCATCCTGCCACATTGGGCATATATGTTGATAGCGGCAAAATTAAGTGGCATTGCAGAGAAGGTTTACTTTATGAAACCGGAAGAACTTTTAAAATTAAAATTAATCGATGAAATAAGCAGACTAAATCCTGAAAGCTTTGAATCTAAAAGAGTTGTTGTAAAAGGTTGTAATAAACCCGGAATTGATGCCGCTGCATATATTGCAATTACCAATAAGCTACTACCTGTCGTCAAATCGCTTATGTATGGGGAGCCTTGCTCTACAGTTCCGGTTTACAAGAAAAAAACTTAA
- a CDS encoding cryptochrome/photolyase family protein, giving the protein MKKTGILFPHQLFEQNPLISKCETIFLIEESLFFKQFNFHKQKIVFHRASMKFYESYLQSKNIQLRYIDSFDELSDVRKLIPHLKSKGIQTLEYIDTTDNWLEQRISKACKENQIQLNKNRTPLFINSFEEIESYFSGKKRFFQTDFYKTQRKNRNILIENRQSPVGGKWTYDSENRLKYPKAKVPPKVNFASLDNFYNEAVAYTEKHFPDNIGKINTGFIYPTNFSESKKWLNDFFKNRFMEFGPYEDAIVSKENILHHSLLTPMLNTGLLTPGFVVEEALEFAEKNNIPINSLEGFIRQILGWREFIRAVYELKGNEERTRNFWGFKRKIPPSFWDGTTGIEPVDVTIKRVLDTGYCHHIERLMILGNFMLLCEFDPDEVYRWFMELFIDAYDWVMVPNIYGMSQFADGGIMSTKPYISGSNYIIKMSDYKKGGWQPVWDGLFWRFMDTHRDFFLQNPRLGMLVKTFDKMPKEKQKKHLEYAAGFLKTL; this is encoded by the coding sequence ATGAAAAAAACAGGCATCCTTTTCCCACATCAACTTTTTGAGCAAAACCCACTTATTTCAAAATGTGAAACCATTTTTTTGATAGAAGAATCATTGTTTTTTAAGCAATTTAACTTCCACAAGCAAAAAATTGTATTTCACAGAGCAAGTATGAAGTTTTACGAAAGCTATCTTCAGTCAAAAAACATTCAGCTTAGATATATAGATTCATTTGATGAGTTGTCGGATGTTCGAAAACTCATTCCACACTTGAAGTCTAAAGGCATTCAAACTTTAGAATACATAGACACAACAGACAATTGGCTGGAACAAAGAATTAGCAAAGCCTGCAAGGAAAATCAGATTCAACTGAATAAAAACAGAACCCCATTATTCATCAATTCTTTTGAAGAAATAGAGAGCTATTTTTCAGGTAAAAAGCGATTCTTTCAAACGGATTTTTATAAGACTCAGCGGAAAAACAGAAATATTTTAATAGAAAACCGGCAAAGTCCGGTCGGTGGGAAATGGACCTATGACAGTGAAAACCGATTAAAATATCCGAAAGCTAAAGTCCCGCCAAAAGTCAATTTCGCAAGTTTAGACAATTTTTACAATGAGGCTGTAGCTTATACTGAAAAACATTTCCCGGATAATATTGGCAAAATAAATACCGGATTTATTTATCCAACAAATTTTTCAGAGAGCAAGAAGTGGTTAAATGATTTTTTTAAAAATAGATTTATGGAGTTTGGGCCTTATGAAGATGCTATAGTTTCAAAGGAAAATATTTTACATCACAGTCTTTTAACTCCCATGTTGAACACAGGCTTACTAACTCCCGGCTTTGTGGTAGAGGAAGCTTTGGAATTTGCTGAAAAAAACAATATACCTATAAATTCTCTTGAGGGTTTTATAAGACAGATTTTGGGCTGGCGGGAATTTATCAGAGCTGTTTATGAATTAAAAGGCAACGAAGAGCGAACAAGAAACTTTTGGGGGTTTAAGCGTAAGATTCCGCCTTCCTTTTGGGATGGCACTACCGGTATTGAACCTGTAGATGTCACGATTAAAAGGGTATTGGATACCGGTTATTGCCACCATATTGAACGGCTCATGATATTGGGTAATTTTATGCTACTGTGTGAGTTTGATCCCGATGAAGTGTATCGTTGGTTTATGGAGCTTTTTATTGATGCATACGATTGGGTAATGGTTCCGAATATTTACGGAATGAGTCAATTTGCTGATGGCGGTATCATGTCCACCAAACCGTATATTAGTGGCAGCAATTACATCATAAAAATGAGTGATTATAAAAAAGGTGGCTGGCAGCCGGTATGGGATGGCTTATTTTGGCGGTTTATGGACACCCACAGGGATTTCTTTTTACAAAACCCTAGGCTGGGAATGTTGGTAAAAACCTTTGACAAAATGCCAAAAGAAAAACAAAAAAAGCATTTAGAATATGCTGCCGGATTTTTAAAAACACTATAA